The DNA segment AGCCAAACGTTGTTCTACGCGCACAGCCATCTCGCTTCTAACCTGCTGCGCAATCGTTTTACCATCAATAATCTTTGCTGCCATCAGTGACGAAATCCATCAATATTGTTCAAGCGGGGGAGGGCTTCTATTGTGTCAGATGCAAAGCGTGCTGTCAGGCAAAGAATAACCATAAAATAACCAAGTGGATGATCAAACGGACAAAAGACATTGACTCAAACCGTGCTGACCGTATAATCCAAATCCGCTGCACGACCCGACAGAGAGCAACAGCTCTACCGTCTCAGTGCGCCCTTAGCTCAGTTGGATAGAGCAACGGCCTTCTAAGCCGTAGGTCACAGGTTCGAATCCTGTAGGGCGTACCATCTAAACCTCTCTCAACGTCTTCTAAAGTCTACTAAATCCAGCAACAACAAGCCTTTCATTCGTTTTCTTGTCTCTCAATGTCTACTCACATCTATTGCAATCAACACCAATGTGGGGGTATTAATGGGGGTATTCTAGGTACAATGGAAACTGATACCCCCAAATGAAACTCAATGCCCGCCAGATAGAGACTTCCAAACCTAAAGAAAAACCATACAAGCTTGCCGATGGTGGTGGGCTTTTTCTGTTGGTTAAGCCAAACAACTCGAAGCTATGGCAGATGAAATATCGAATAGCTGGACGAGAAAAACTTTTATCAATTGGTCCTTATCCTGACGTGTCCCTTGCTGATGCTCGCCAAAAGCGACAGGAGGCTAAAAGCATTATTGCTGCTGGTGGTGATCCTAGTCAGGAGAAGAAAGCAGATAAAATTGCAAAGCAGACGGCTATTAATAACAGCTTTGAAGCTCTAGCCAGAGAATGGCATGAATACAAAAGACCGAACTGGTCTGAGGGGTATGCAGCCGACATCCTAGAGGGATTACAGAACGATGTGTTTCCAGCGGTAGGTAAGAGGCCCATAGCAGAGATAAAACCTCTGGAGATGCTTGAAGCGCTTAGAAAGATGGAAAAGCGTGGTGTTCTCGATAAATTAAAAAAGCTACGGCAAGCCTGCAACCAAATTTTCAGATATGCCATTGTTACTGGCAGGGCTGAGGTTAATCCAGCAGCTGAGCTTACTGGTGCATTATCTTCGCCAAAAGCTAAGCACTTCCCACATCTGCTCGCAGACGAGCTACCAGCCTTCCTACAGGCACTTTCACAATATAGCGGCAGTAGCATTACCAGAATAGCTACAAAGCTCCTGATGCTTACTGGAGTGCGCACGATTGAGCTTAGAGCTGCAATGTGGAGTGAGTTCGATCTTGATAAGGCTGTGTGGGAGGTTCCCATTGTGCGTATGAAGATGAAACGTCCCCACCTAGTGCCACTTTCTAATCAGGCTCTA comes from the Hafnia alvei genome and includes:
- a CDS encoding tyrosine-type recombinase/integrase; the encoded protein is MKLNARQIETSKPKEKPYKLADGGGLFLLVKPNNSKLWQMKYRIAGREKLLSIGPYPDVSLADARQKRQEAKSIIAAGGDPSQEKKADKIAKQTAINNSFEALAREWHEYKRPNWSEGYAADILEGLQNDVFPAVGKRPIAEIKPLEMLEALRKMEKRGVLDKLKKLRQACNQIFRYAIVTGRAEVNPAAELTGALSSPKAKHFPHLLADELPAFLQALSQYSGSSITRIATKLLMLTGVRTIELRAAMWSEFDLDKAVWEVPIVRMKMKRPHLVPLSNQALALIEELQQITGRFQFVFPGRNDSRKPISEASINQVIKRIGYDGKATGHGFRHTMSTILHEQGFNSAWIETQLAHVDKNSIRGTYNHAQYLDGRREMLQWYADYIDSLELGLPARKKA